From Camelina sativa cultivar DH55 unplaced genomic scaffold, Cs unpScaffold00549, whole genome shotgun sequence, the proteins below share one genomic window:
- the LOC104773454 gene encoding major pollen allergen Ole e 10-like, whose translation MSSQLLTLLIILSAAVIYHIPVVTCIEPWCVALPATTPEQLEANIKFACEKVDCSPIQYGGYCYYPNTLLDHASFVMDIYYQSHGRTFSACDFNHSGYLIYSDPSQGTCIH comes from the coding sequence ATGTCTTCCCAACTTTTGACGCTCCTCATCATCCTATCTGCGGCTGTGATCTACCACATCCCCGTTGTGACTTGTATTGAACCATGGTGTGTGGCGTTGCCTGCAACCACACCAGAGCAGTTAGAAGCAAACATTAAATTTGCTTGCGAGAAAGTCGATTGTTCCCCGATCCAATACGGTGGATATTGTTATTACCCTAATACTTTACTAGACCATGCGTCATTTGTCATGGATATTTACTACCAGAGTCATGGTCGCACTTTTAGTGCTTGTGACTTTAACCATTCCGGCTACCTTATTTATTCCGACCCAAGTCAGGGCACGTGTATCCATTGA
- the LOC104773455 gene encoding uncharacterized protein LOC104773455 isoform X1, protein MSLSVANKKEQVDGLIQEGSKDTNTESGADTTMQMANQQQTGEDSSALDFRAEGESGFDTVTNSTILDGLNKQTVVVNLVEPYLRLGLVVVSSVRRFVSFIMFNKRRNVLMS, encoded by the exons ATGTCTCTGTCCGTAGCCAATAAAAAAGAGCAG GTTGATGGATTAATTCAAGAAGGATCCAAAGATACAAATACTGAATCAGGTGCAGACACCACTATGCAGATGGCTAACCAACAACAGACAGGGGAGGATTCTTCTGCACTTGATTTTAGAGCTGAAGGAGAAAGTGGTTTTGACACAGTGACTAACTCAACAATCTTGGATGGATTAAACAAGCAGACAGTGGTGGTCAATCTCGTGGAACCATACCTAAGACTGGGACTTGTGGTGGTCAGCTCAGTACGACG TTTTGTTAGTTTCATCATgttcaacaaaagaagaaatgtCTTGATGTCTTGA
- the LOC104773455 gene encoding uncharacterized protein LOC104773455 isoform X2, with amino-acid sequence MSLSVANKKEQVDGLIQEGSKDTNTESGADTTMQMANQQQTGEDSSALDFRAEGESGFDTVTNSTILDGLNKQTVVVNLVEPYLRLGLVVVSSVRRGITIWR; translated from the exons ATGTCTCTGTCCGTAGCCAATAAAAAAGAGCAG GTTGATGGATTAATTCAAGAAGGATCCAAAGATACAAATACTGAATCAGGTGCAGACACCACTATGCAGATGGCTAACCAACAACAGACAGGGGAGGATTCTTCTGCACTTGATTTTAGAGCTGAAGGAGAAAGTGGTTTTGACACAGTGACTAACTCAACAATCTTGGATGGATTAAACAAGCAGACAGTGGTGGTCAATCTCGTGGAACCATACCTAAGACTGGGACTTGTGGTGGTCAGCTCAGTACGACG AGGCATCACTATCTGGCGTTGA